ATTGCAGCCAAACATAATATGGTTCCCAATCCCTTGCGCCAGTAATCGGGATGTAAATAAATAGCACTTATTTCCCCAGAAAAACCATTTTCACCAGCATCACGATACGGACAAATACTTGCAAACCCAACAATTTGATGGTCAATTTCGGTGACTAGTATTTTGGCTTCTTGTTTTAAAAGGTTTTTCCACTGCTGAGTTCGCTCTTGTGGGGGTAAACTTTCAAGTATGGTTTCCGGGATAAATTCTTGATACATTTTTTGCCAGGAGCGAAGATGAATAAAAGCGATAGCCTCTGCATCTTTTAGTGTAGCTACTCTAATATGAGACATGGAATTTTTTAATCATAAAATCGCTTTGGTGTAGTATAGTTAATTCTCTTTGTCAGTGCATTAAAATTTTTTGAAATAAAAATTAACCGGGGAAAAAACATTTCAAAATTTTCCGTGTTCTTTTAAAGAGTTATCTTAAGATCTCAGATGAATTTTACCAATAAATTAGTATGAATATTTATACCAACACCTAGTTATACCAATGCCTCATCGAGGACCACAGTCGATAATGTCAGAACACTCGGCTGCAGTTGATATGTCCAATGTTGATTACCACAACCACTTTCCAGGGCTGTAACAGCAGCTTGAGAAGGATCTGATACCAGTTTTCGCTAACCACGAATAGTTTGCTCTATTGCACCATATTCGGGATGAAAGCCAGGATGTATTTTAATAAGAATTCTGGGGCTTTATCGCATTTGCACTAGATAAATCAGGCAAACCGTTCATGCGTAATCCATTAGAAAAAATAGGGATACATCTTATCATAAAATTAAACCATTGGGCAGAGAATGAACAGTTATATAGATAAGCAGCTCAGAAGGTTGTAGACAATTCATCCTTCTCAGGTTGAAATTGACTGCTGTTGCTATTAAGATGATTAATAGTTGGTGTACAAATTATATCTGTGGATATAAATTTTTATAAACATAATTTCATTTAAATTCAACTGGTTGATAAAAAATTAGGCGTTTTTTTAAATATATTAAGGAATCACAGATATTCTATAATGGATAAAATACTGTGTTAATTGATAATAATAAATTCATAGCAAGTGTATTGTTATAAATACCAACACTAAAGGATTATGTGATGAAAAATCAACTGAATGAATCCTCATCAACATCAACAGATTGTCCTGACTCATCATTATTGGCCTCATCCGTAGATGAAGAAGAAATAAATTTTCGTAGTAATGGTGTCCTTACATTAGGAGTAGAAATTGAATTACAAGTGATTGACGAATCCACTTATAACTTGTCCTCCCGAGCAGAAGAAGTATTGAAAGAAACTGCTCATATTGAAAAAATAAAACCAGAGTTTTATTTAAGCACGATAGAAATCGATACTGATATATGTACTACTGTACACCACGCAGAGGATGATCTATACCACACGCTGAGTTCACTGCAACTCGCTACACAAAACCTGGGTATTCTGTTTTCAACTTCCGGCTCTCATCCTTTTTCCAAATATTCAGACTGGATCATTTCCCCGACAGATCGTTACCAGGAGCTAATCGGTCGTAATCAATGGCTCACCCGCCGTATGAATGTTTATGGGCTGCATGTTCATCTTGGGATGTCTAGTGGTGAGGAATGTATTCGTTTTAATAATTTCTTTATGTTTTTTTTACCGCATTTGTTAGCGCTTTCTTCAAGCTCTCCTTTCTGGCAAGGAATCGATACTGGTCTTTCTTCCTGTCGCCCAACCACTTATGAATCACTACCTACAGCCGGACAACCGTATCATGTGCGTACATGGCAAGACTTTGAGCATCTATATAAAACGCTAAAAACATGTGGCTCTATCAAATCTCTTAAAGATTTGTGGTGGGATTTAAGACCAAGCCCTGGTTTTGGCACTTTGGAAATTCGGGTTTGTGATGGAGCAGCCACATTATCTGAAACCTTAGCCATTGTGGCCTTTATTCACTCTCTTGCCCATTGGTTTACCGATAATGGAAGTTGGCTTGAGTCGATAGCCTGTCCTCCATATTGGCTTTCACGAGAAAATAAATGGAGAGCAATGCGATATGGTTTAGATGCTGAATTGGTAATGAATACTGATGGGAAGACAAGGCTGATGCGTGAAGATATTGAGGAGTGGTTTGAAAAACTACAGCCGTACATTGAGCAACTTAATTATCAAACCTATTTCGCTACACTCCAGGCCATTATTGACCGTGGCACAAGCTCTGAGCGACAAAGAAAAGTATTTGAACGAACAGGGTGCCTCAAAGATGTAGTGAAACATAATGTCAGTGAATTTTTACTACAAGTACCTCTATACAGGCGTGAACAGATTATTGAATAATCAAAGTAATGGATTACTTAAAAAGCTGTATAGCGACTTGTGATTTAGAGTGGAGTATGCAATTAAGCAATAACATGCTGTTGGATATTATCAACAGTCCCCTATTAAAAACTATAAAAGGTGGATAAATATGTGTGGTATCGCAGGAGAATACCAGTTCAATAAAAAAAGCATTCCTCTCTTTAGTTTAGAAAAGGCTATTCTAAAACAGTTCAATCGTGGACCAGATGATGGACAACTCTATCAAGTTGAGGGACTTGCACTTGGGCACAGACGACTAAAGATATTTGACCTTACGAATCGTGCAGCGCAACCTATGGTTGACCCTGATCTTGGATTAGCACTTGTTTTCAATGGAGCTATCTACAATTTTTTGGAGTTACGAAAAGAATTGGAAGCTAAAGGCTACTCCTTTATTTCCGAGAGTGATACCGAGGTATTGCTTAAGGGCTATCATGCATGGGGAAAGAAATTTATTCCCCGACTTCGTGGTATGTTTGCATTTGCTATTTGGGAACAAAACACCGGTAACTTAATTCTAGCTCGTGACCGTTCTGGTATCAAACCAATTTATTATAATACTAATTATTCCAGCGGATTCAAATTTGCATCTACACTGCCAGCGCTAATTGAATTTGACGATATTGATACATCCATTGATAAACTTGCACTGCATTTTTATCTGAC
The sequence above is drawn from the Legionella antarctica genome and encodes:
- a CDS encoding GNAT family N-acetyltransferase, whose amino-acid sequence is MSHIRVATLKDAEAIAFIHLRSWQKMYQEFIPETILESLPPQERTQQWKNLLKQEAKILVTEIDHQIVGFASICPYRDAGENGFSGEISAIYLHPDYWRKGLGTILCLAAMSELVKLGYNKVYLCNIGAVFWTQKKVF
- a CDS encoding carboxylate-amine ligase produces the protein MKNQLNESSSTSTDCPDSSLLASSVDEEEINFRSNGVLTLGVEIELQVIDESTYNLSSRAEEVLKETAHIEKIKPEFYLSTIEIDTDICTTVHHAEDDLYHTLSSLQLATQNLGILFSTSGSHPFSKYSDWIISPTDRYQELIGRNQWLTRRMNVYGLHVHLGMSSGEECIRFNNFFMFFLPHLLALSSSSPFWQGIDTGLSSCRPTTYESLPTAGQPYHVRTWQDFEHLYKTLKTCGSIKSLKDLWWDLRPSPGFGTLEIRVCDGAATLSETLAIVAFIHSLAHWFTDNGSWLESIACPPYWLSRENKWRAMRYGLDAELVMNTDGKTRLMREDIEEWFEKLQPYIEQLNYQTYFATLQAIIDRGTSSERQRKVFERTGCLKDVVKHNVSEFLLQVPLYRREQIIE